A single window of Solanum dulcamara chromosome 5, daSolDulc1.2, whole genome shotgun sequence DNA harbors:
- the LOC129889764 gene encoding uncharacterized protein LOC129889764 — MSKSGEVSWKSENLGKRRWAFMVFLGILILHGLAILVFTRGFLLTRTELSQYSHCSDIQQSPCFSPLQDDQMVNHSKGCWTKPAVDRIVIIVLDALRYDFVAPSTFFDEKKPWMDRLQVLHKLASQPGSFAKIFKAIADPPTTSLQRLKGLTTGGLPTFIDVGNSFGAPAIIEDNLIYQMAKNDKRVVMMGDDTWVQLFPQHFNISHPFPSFNVKDLDTVDNGCIEHLFPYLYKEDWDVLIAHFLGVDHAGHIFGVDSTEMIEKLEQYNGILEKVVDVLESQIGPGGLHENTLLLVMGDHGQTINGDHGGGAPEEVETSLFAMSFQNNPSSLPSETDSSSCRLDTEKRKICTSSIEQLDFAATVSALLGIPYPFGSIGRVNPELYALAAGTWNLDILTPESGINLSRSERWMQNYVNVLCMNTWQVKRYIDVYSASSVIGFSDKDMSHVSNLYAQAHDIWLHTKEAMLNCKSESCSTLLPQLKKQIEAYSNFLSSITALARSKWTEFNLKMMGTGFCILVLSLFVHIFTIKKLDKLSSCYLPRGGNFVVSFEAIFAYAAVLIRAFSFLSNSFILEEGKTASFLLATAGMLQLRHAIVKKKMLLEGLLFVLVVPLLRFGIELGQSKQAVNSLFLKSFASWTVSIDNGTNLWIYVADIFPFLALVILAYILYYKSIKHSSCQGIFKLVVVGTIFASSLIALAWALDGNLFSPSTVIVDIKAYWIPRIIYVIGLLQLFLLAISQLCGKEKTSAWEENTIVKATAMLSAWSSTIIILSGKQGPLVALAAVIQGWCVIRLMTLEQAKNDCYESSTSYSSPVAKWSLLAVCLFFCTGHWCAFDGLRYASAFVGFDEFNLVRQAALLTIDTFGFSHILPVMGLPLIVACRRHPEVQAEKRKPLFFLQLCQVYLMYGLIMAISMTLTIICVTIQRRHLMVWGLFAPKFVFDAVGLLLTDFFICLASLYYFA, encoded by the coding sequence ATGTCAAAGAGTGGGGAGGTTTCATGGAAAAGTGAGAATTTGGGCAAGCGGAGATGGGCTTTCATGGTGTTCCTTGGGATACTGATACTTCATGGATTGGCTATTCTCGTCTTCACCAGAGGATTCCTCCTAACTCGCACTGAACTTTCACAATATAGTCACTGTTCTGATATTCAACAATCTCCGTGCTTCTCTCCTCTTCAAGATGATCAAATGGTTAACCATTCCAAAGGGTGCTGGACGAAACCAGCCGTTGATcgaattgttattattgttcttgATGCTCTCAGGTATGACTTTGTTGCTCCAAGTACCTTTTTTGATGAGAAAAAACCATGGATGGACAGATTGCAGGTGTTGCACAAGTTGGCATCTCAACCAGGTTCATTTGCTAAGATCTTTAAAGCTATTGCTGATCCTCCAACAACCAGTTTGCAACGTCTAAAGGGATTAACAACTGGTGGGCTTCCAACTTTTATTGATGTGGGTAATAGCTTTGGCGCACCAGCTATCATTGAAGATAATTTGATATATCAGATGGCTAAGAATGACAAGCGAGTTGTGATGATGGGGGATGACACGTGGGTTCAACTGTTTCCTCAACATTTTAATATATCTCATCCATTCCCTTCATTTAATGTTAAAGACCTTGACACGGTAGATAATGGCTGCATTGAGCACTTGTTTCCATACTTGTATAAAGAAGATTGGGATGTACTTATAGCACATTTTCTTGGCGTGGATCATGCCGGACATATTTTTGGTGTTGATTCtactgaaatgatagaaaagttgGAACAGTACAATGGGATTTTGGAGAAAGTTGTTGATGTCCTGGAAAGCCAAATTGGACCTGGCGGGTTACATGAAAATACTCTGCTTCTTGTGATGGGTGATCATGGGCAGACCATCAACGGTGATCATGGTGGAGGTGCTCCAGAAGAGGTTGAAACGTCACTATTTGCTATGAGTTTTCAAAATAATCCATCTTCCTTACCATCCGAAACTGATAGCTCATCTTGTCGACTTGACACGGAGAAAAGGAAGATATGCACTAGCTCCATTGAGCAGCTTGACTTTGCGGCAACAGTATCTGCTCTGCTTGGCATTCCCTATCCTTTTGGAAGCATCGGGCGTGTTAATCCTGAACTGTATGCATTAGCTGCTGGTACTTGGAACTTGGACATATTAACCCCCGAAAGTGGAATAAATCTCTCAAGATCGGAAAGGTGGATGCAGAACTATGTCAATGTCCTCTGCATGAATACATGGCAGGTGAAAAGATACATTGATGTATATTCAGCTTCATCAGTGATAGGGTTTTCGGACAAAGATATGTCTCATGTATCGAACCTCTATGCTCAGGCCCATGATATTTGGTTACATACCAAGGAAGCTATGTTGAATTGTAAAAGTGAAAGTTGTTCGACATTGTTACCTCAACTGAAGAAGCAAATTGAAGCTTATTCTAATTTCTTGTCAAGTATTACTGCGCTTGCTCGTTCCAAATGGACAGAGTTCAATCTAAAGATGATGGGCACTGGTTTCTGCATCTTGGTGCTCTCTCTTTTTGTTCACATTTTCACCATCAAGAAATTGGACAAACTATCCAGTTGCTATCTTCCTCGTGGTGGAAATTTTGTAGTTTCTTTTGAGGCTATTTTTGCTTATGCTGCTGTGCTGATTCGTGCATtcagttttctttcaaatagtTTCATCTTGGAGGAAGGTAAAACGGCAAGTTTTCTATTGGCCACGGCTGGAATGCTTCAATTACGTCACGCAATAGTAAAAAAGAAGATGCTTCTTGAAGGACTTCTTTTTGTTCTGGTGGTTCCTCTTCTCAGATTTGGTATTGAACTTGGACAGTCAAAGCAGGCtgtcaattctttatttttgaagtcatttGCTTCATGGACTGTAAGCATTGACAACGGCACCAACTTATGGATTTATGTTGCTGATATCTTTCCCTTTTTAGCTCTTGTCATTTTAGCTTATATACTTTATTACAAGAGCATTAAGCACAGTTCCTGTCAGGGAATATTCAAGTTAGTTGTTGTTGGAACCATATTTGCTTCTTCTCTTATAGCTCTGGCTTGGGCTTTAGATGGTAACTTATTCAGCCCGAGCACGGTGATTGTGGATATAAAAGCATATTGGATTCCTCGGATCATCTATGTTATTGGTCTTCTGCAATTATTTTTATTAGCAATATCTCAACTTTGTGGTAAAGAGAAGACTTCAGCTTGGGAGGAAAATACAATTGTTAAAGCAACTGCCATGTTATCAGCATGGAGTTCAACAATTATCATTTTATCCGGGAAACAAGGTCCTCTAGTTGCTCTAGCAGCAGTAATTCAAGGGTGGTGTGTAATTAGGTTGATGACGTTGGAACAAGCAAAGAATGACTGTTACGAAAGTTCAACTTCATATTCTTCTCCAGTGGCGAAGTGGAGTCTTTTAGCTGTGTGTCTGTTTTTCTGCACTGGACATTGGTGTGCCTTTGATGGCCTCCGCTATGCTTCCGCATTCGTTGGGTTTGACGAATTCAACCTTGTTCGTCAGGCCGCCCTGCTTACCATAGATACATTTGGTTTCTCCCACATTCTTCCAGTAATGGGACTTCCACTTATTGTTGCTTGCCGACGACATCCAGAAGTCCAGGCTGAGAAAAGGAAACCACTGTTTTTTCTCCAGTTATGCCAGGTTTATTTGATGTATGGACTTATTATGGCTATATCTATGACACTTACAATTATATGTGTTACGATTCAAAGGCGACACTTGATGGTATGGGGTTTATTTGCTCCAAAGTTTGTCTTCGATGCTGTGGGTCTTCTTCTTACCGACTTCTTCATATGCCTCGCATCACTGTACTATTTTGCATGA
- the LOC129889763 gene encoding probable serine/threonine-protein kinase PBL19, translated as MLKCFYIFKDKSRPRRRGESAPELSNESRRDGNSGNRATRSTGSVSSPRTIPEMYREREQNLRVFSLSELKEATRNFNRMLKIGEGGFGSVYKGSILPSNGKGDPIVVAVKKLNTMGLQGHRQWIAEVQFLGVLEHPNLVKLLGYCATDGERGIQRLLVYEYMQNRSLEDHLFNKAVPVVPWRTRLKIILGAAQGMAYLHEGLEVQVIYRDFKSSNVLLDENFNARLSDFGLAREGPAGDHSHVSTAPVGTLGYAAPEYVETGHLSVKSDVWSFGVVLYEILTGRRTLERSRPVIEQKLLDWVKQFPADSRRFSMIIDSRLRNDFSLIAAKRIAKLADICLNKNAKERPKMSEVVEILTQAVQESQETTSIKATGAGPSRPTQLPSPKQLKKKTIAETARPMGTLAQV; from the exons ATGCTGAAGTGTTTTTATATATTCAAGGATAAATCGAGGCCCCGTAGGAGAGGGGAATCAGCACCAGAATTGAGTAATGAAAGTAGGAGAGATGGTAATTCAGGAAACAGGGCAACTAGGTCTACAGGTTCAGTTTCATCTCCTCGAACTATACCGGAAATGTATAGAGAAAGAGAGCAAAATTTGAGGGTTTTTTCTCTCTCAGAACTTAAGGAGGCTACAAGGAATTTCAATAGAATGTTAAAGATTGGGGAAGGTGGTTTTGGGAGTGTATATAAAGGTTCAATTCTGCCTTCTAATGGGAAGGGTGATCCTATTGTGGTTGCTGTTAAGAAACTCAACACAATGGGATTGCAG GGCCACCGACAATGGATTGCAGAAGTTCAATTCCTTGGTGTCTTGGAGCACCCTAATCTTGTTAAACTTCTAGGATATTGCGCTACAGATGGGGAAAGAGGGATTCAGCGCCTGTTGGTTTATGAATACATGCAAAATAGGAGCTTAGAGGATCATCTTTTCAACAAAGCTGTACCTGTAGTTCCTTGGAGAACAAGATTGAAAATTATTCTTGGTGCCGCGCAAGGAATGGCTTATTTGCATGAGGGACTAGAAGTCCAG gTGATATATCGAGATTTCAAGTCATCAAACGTGCTTCTGGATGAGAATTTTAACGCGAGGCTTTCAGATTTTGGGCTTGCAAGGGAAGGGCCAGCTGGTGACCACTCTCATGTGTCTACAGCG CCGGTGGGGACTTTAGGATATGCTGCCCCTGAATATGTTGAAACTGGACATCTATCAGTTAAGAGCGATGTATGGAGCTTTGGAGTTGTCCTCTATGAAATCCTTACAGGCAGGCGAACTTTGGAAAGGAGCCGTCCTGTGATTGAGCAGAAGCTTCTTGATTGGGTAAAACAATTTCCTGCTGATAGTAGAAGGTTTAGCATGATAATTGACTCGAGGCTTCGAAATGACTTCTCACTTATTGCTGCTAAGAGAATTGCAAAACTGGCTGATATCTGCTTAAACAAGAACGCCAAAGAGCGGCCAAAAATGAGCGAAGTAGTTGAGATACTGACACAGGCAGTACAAGAATCACAAGAAACAACTTCTATTAAAGCTACTGGTGCAGGTCCTTCTAGGCCTACACAACTTCCCTCACCTAAACAACTCAAAAAGAAGACCATCGCTGAAACTGCAAGACCAATGGGCACCTTAGCTCAG GTTTGA
- the LOC129889766 gene encoding protein NETWORKED 4A yields MASTFVKSSKMRRMESKKSHAWWWDSHINPKNCKWLQENLEQMDQNVKRMLKLIEEDADSFAKRAEMYYQKRPELITLVEEFYRMYRSLAERYDHVTGELRKNIPSDLQSQGSGISDVGSEPPSRLPSPDRRPSRPKPGPRAAGFEFFLGTGGSSSDLAKEGDESSTLDSESESDDSSINNYSSIISNDDDQGLRKKIGELEVELRDVKEKLRMQHEEVSESSIRGSHVGNDNLIARIAGYEEDLRNAKEKIRLSEEEISRLRIELQKYESGDYVKNVHELTAGQEAKISDHELQENATEEKPQVLDLESKIRTLEEELRSTIEKLHDSDKEVERLREELKHNGSSVKLLQDQLGSAQKDVSGWKAKLEREKREVSKLQDRIARYKSNLSDRDQEIRGLKESISNANKALAEENLQLQCEITKLLKERAYLEDNIKEMDLRCQSLEEDVRRAVAGKEEMEMQLKSEIEQLKLTIAERDNHIEELNRNLDALYQKYDALETEKDDLNARVALLDEELSSKDDQIDQMNKHLHQLHIEHVTLISETEGARKMVEELRSRVKELEREVERQKEIVLEGAEEKREAIRQLCFSLEHYRNGYQRLRQALEHKRLPVMAA; encoded by the coding sequence AGATGGACCAGAATGTCAAAAGGATGTTGAAACTCATTGAAGAGGATGCAGATTCATTTGCTAAAAGGGCAGAAATGTATTATCAGAAAAGGCCAGAATTGATCACACTTGTTGAGGAATTCTACCGCATGTACCGGTCATTAGCCGAGCGTTATGATCATGTGACCGGGGAGCTCCGGAAAAATATTCCTTCAGATCTTCAATCACAGGGGTCAGGCATCTCTGACGTGGGTTCTGAACCACCCTCCAGGTTGCCCTCTCCTGATCGGAGGCCAAGCCGCCCTAAACCTGGTCCTCGTGCTGCTGGATTTGAATTTTTTCTCGGAACAGGCGGAAGTAGCTCGGATCTAGCCAAGGAAGGAGATGAGTCCTCAACATTAGATTCTGAATCTGAATCAGATGATTCATCTATCAATAATTACTCAAGTATAATAAGCAATGATGATGACCAAGGGTTGCGTAAGAAGATTGGTGAATTGGAGGTCGAGCTCCGCGACGTGAAAGAGAAGCTTCGCATGCAACATGAAGAGGTCTCTGAGAGCTCCATTAGGGGATCACATGTGGGCAATGATAATCTTATCGCTAGGATAGCTGGGTATGAGGAAGACCTTAGAAATGCAAAGGAAAAGATCCGGTTATCGGAAGAAGAGATTAGCAGGTTGAGAATTGAGCTTCAGAAGTATGAATCAGGGGACTACGTGAAGAACGTCCATGAGCTTACTGCAGGACAGGAAGCTAAAATTTCTGACCATGAGCTGCAAGAGAATGCTACAGAGGAAAAACCACAAGTTTTGGACCTAGAATCCAAGATCCGAACACTTGAGGAAGAGTTAAGGAGCACGATAGAGAAGCTTCATGATTCAGATAAGGAGGTGGAGCGCTTAAGGGAGGAACTTAAACATAATGGGTCCTCCGTAAAATTACTTCAGGATCAGCTTGGATCAGCACAGAAAGATGTTTCTGGCTGGAAAGCCAAACttgagagagagaaaagagaggtcTCAAAGCTGCAGGACCGAATTGCGAGGTACAAATCCAATTTGTCAGACCGTGATCAAGAAATCAGAGGACTGAAAGAATCAATATCAAATGCCAACAAGGCTTTGGCAGAAGAAAACTTGCAACTCCAATGTGAAATTACCAAATTATTGAAGGAACGAGCATATTTGGAGGATAATATCAAAGAAATGGATCTACGCTGCCAATCATTAGAGGAGGATGTTAGACGAGCTGTAGCAGGGAAAGAAGAAATGGAGATGCAGCTAAAATCTGAAATCGAGCAGTTAAAGTTGACCATTGCTGAGAGGGACAACCATATTGAAGAACTGAACAGAAACCTTGATGCATTATACCAGAAATATGATGCATTGGAAACAGAGAAAGATGACCTAAATGCTAGAGTTGCCTTGCTAGATGAAGAGCTAAGTTCTAAAGATGATCAGATTGATCAAATGAACAAACATTTGCACCAACTGCACATTGAGCACGTCACATTGATTTCTGAAACTGAAGGGGCCCGTAAAATGGTAGAGGAGCTGAGGTCTAGAGTTAAAGAATTGGAAAGAGAAGTAGAGAGACAGAAGGAAATAGTTTTGGAAGGAGCAGAAGAGAAACGAGAGGCAATTAGACAGCTTTGCTTCTCACTTGAACACTATAGAAATGGTTACCAAAGGCTTCGACAGGCTTTGGAGCATAAGAGACTACCTGTAATGGCGGCTTAA
- the LOC129890757 gene encoding LOW QUALITY PROTEIN: SNF2 domain-containing protein CLASSY 3-like (The sequence of the model RefSeq protein was modified relative to this genomic sequence to represent the inferred CDS: inserted 2 bases in 2 codons; substituted 1 base at 1 genomic stop codon) has product MDSGDGSVSKRRTRQQSLKYMVELIEKRNRLSQSGNSTNVSCGRKRKMMDPCERNVENNGRRKFSPGTCESFTNQSFVERIFDDDDDSSEEESDPNVVIIEEEEVAAPLLNATDEVVSSTSSMCRTAEKSESSSVLSCPKENEQGNKELNRGLVPQLVLXGEKQYKKNGNCSSPILLSEDEETDDEESKSSHEKDCEVDDSVKNVVVQKYLRFIDDSIKNVDDHSKLTPPKDREHVPLKETLPLVFRFEDEEPLPPEKQEWEKEIDHLFEEMDMCIEESHIGFTNPSMQSGQISDCQMGNHNLVLDEQIGLICSVCSYVYLESKYIFPHFISAQRAQGRYERKYFGESPSLLDVDGFRVSDSSAAEDSHSYGEGTVWDLVPQIHMGHLIRMVKLKSWAKSKSVLGISYDLFRILTREDGDDYAKETRDILLKFPGLLVLKEGHTARNEHSLVWKDLKKVETEKRVLLSGTPFQNNIKELYNTLCIVSPKFAADSEQKWASLSSSIDKNARALEELRDIISPPVHKCNENVKKVSLPGIRDTIIYLKPRELQKEFLKRIPENPGSFYEQNLVSLISVHPSLVANRKEFSELESHLKERRCRLDPDIGVKMKFVVELIRLYGGRKERVIIFRQLLDPLNLIKEQLNSLLGWTLGREILYMDGKLDVKQQQISINSLNDPKSDVKVLLALIKACSKGISLIGASRVVLLDVLWNPSVEXQAISRAYRNGQTKFVHVYCPVASKLEVDKIEXKKYHSDVFLSRNEENSSCSVSEDNKG; this is encoded by the exons atggaTTCAGGGGATGGCTCTGTTTCAAAGAGGAGGACTAGACAAcaatctttaaaatatatggtaGAGTTAATTGAGAAGAGGAACAGGTTGAGTCAAAGTGGTAATTCTACGAATGTTAGTTgtggaaggaaaagaaaaatgatgGACCCTTGTGAGAGAAATGTGGAAAACAATGGGAGAAGGAAGTTCAGTCCAGGAACTTGTGAGTCCTTCACGAATCAGTCTTTTGTCGAGagaatatttgatgatgatgatgattctTCAGAGGAGGAGAGTGATCCTAACGTTGTTATCATTGAGGAGGAGGAGGTGGCTGCTCCTCTGTTGAATGCAACAGATGAGGTTGTTTCTTCTACCTCAAGCATGTGTAGGACAGCAGAAAAATCTGAATCTTCATCTGTTTTGAGCTGTCCTAAGGAGAATGAACAAGGAAACAAAGAGTTGAATCGGGGGCTAGTACCTCAGCTTGTTT AGGGTGAAAAGCAGTACAAAAAGAATGGAAATTGTAGCAGCCCCATTCTTCTTAGTGAGGACGAGGAGACTGATGACGAGGAATCTAAATCCTCGCATGAAAAGGACTGCGAGGTTGATGACTCTGTGAAGAATGTTGTTGTTCAAAAGTATCTCAGGTTTATTGATGATTCTATAAAAAATGTCGATGATCATAGTAAACTCACTCCTCCTAAAGACAGGGAACATGTTCCTCTCAAAGAAACACTTCCTTTAGTATTCCGATTTGAAGACGAGGAACCTCTTCCCCCGGAGAAACAAGAATGGGAAAAGGAAATTGACCATCTTTTTGAAGAAATGGACATGTGTATCGAGGAGTCACATATTGGCTTTACAAATCCATCGATGCAGAGTGGACAAATAAGTGACTGTCAAATGGGGAACCACAATCTTGTTCTAGATGAACAAATTGGACTCATCTGTTCAGTTTGTTCATATGTCTATTTGGAGAGCAAGTACATCTTCCCTCATTTTATAAGT GCTCAGAGAGCTCAAGGGaggtatgaaagaaaatattttggagAGTCGCCATCACTCTTGGATGTTGACGGTTTCAGAGTTTCTGATTCTTCTGCAGCCGAAGATTCTCATAGTTATGGAGAAGGAACCGTGTGGGATTTAGTTCCCCAAA TTCATATGGGACACCTTATACGCATGGTGAAGCTGAAATCCTGGGCGAAAAGTAAGAGTGTTTTGGGAATCAGCTATGACTTGTTCAGGATTCTCACACGAGAAGATGGAGATGACTATGCCAAAGAGACTAGAGACATACTTTTAAAATTTCCTGGTCTTCTGGTCCTTAAAGAAGGGCACACTGCTCGGAATGAGCACAGCCTTGTGTGGAAAGATTTGAAAAAGGTTGAAACAGAGAAGCGCGTGCTTTTATCTGGAACTCCGTTCCAGAATAACATCAAAGAGCTGTACAACACCCTTTGTATAGTTAGTCCAAAGTTTGCGGCAGATTCAGAGCAGAAATGGGCTTCTCTTAGCAGTTCCATTGACAAGAATGCTCGAGCGTTGGAAGAGCTTAGGGATATTATTTCACCTCCTGTCCATAAATGCAATGAAAATGTAAAGAAGGTAAGCCTTCCAGGTATACGGGATACTATAATATACTTGAAACCCAGAGAGTTGCAGAAGGAGTTCCTTAAAAGAATTCCAGAGAATCCAGGCTCCTTTTATGAACAAAATCTAGTGTCTTTGATCTCTGTTCATCCTTCATTAGTAGCAAACAGAAAGGAGTTCTCTGAGTTGGAAAGTCATCTGAAAGAAAGAAGATGTCGGTTGGATCCAGATATAGGAGTAAAAATGAAATTTGTCGTTGAACTAATCAGACTCTATGGTGGGCGGAAGGAGAGGGTTATAATATTTCGCCAGTTACTTGATCCTCTGAACCTGATCAAGGAGCAACTTAATTCTCTCTTAGGCTGGACTTTAGGCCGAGAGATTCTCTATATGGATGGGAAACTTGATGTAAAGCAGCAACAGATATCAATAAATTCTCTTAATGACCCTAAGAGTGATGTCAAAGTGCTTCTTGCATTGATAAAAGCCTGTTCAAAAGGGATAAGTCTTATAGGGGCCTCAAGAGTGGTTTTGCTTGACGTTCTCTGGAATCCCTCAGTAGAATAACAAGCCATCAGTCGAGCCTACAGGAATGGTCAGACAAAATTTGTTCATGTTTACTGTCCAGTGGCATCGAAATTGGAGGTTGACAAGATTG caaaaaaatatcattcagATGTATTTCTATCCAGGAATGAAGAGAATTCTTCATGTTCTGTGTCAGAGGATAATAAAGGATGA